Proteins encoded within one genomic window of Amycolatopsis nigrescens CSC17Ta-90:
- a CDS encoding aldehyde dehydrogenase family protein, with protein MADEVAKAVEECARAANLAAPSLATASDEAIDAALTAMAELLLSGRGAVLEANRDDVARARAEGMSAGLLDRLTITEERLTGMAEQLRLLAGAPHQERSIPLSTLDGGLRLVERRRPVGVIGANYEARPNVTVDIASQLVKSRNGGVLRTGSAALGSAQRLLETVIAPALSGAGIDAGVVQLVPRVEREAASALVGLPALVPLVILRGSGESTRALATEGATHGVRTLAHADGGGVLYLDVAADPEMVRTLVTGSLDRLGVCNRLNLLLIHDDGYDALWPVVAEALDGRGVTPSLAPHEHAIGYEWALDSEREATVTVARVAGLAEAVQVANEQTSGLAAGIATEDAAAAEAFFDGYTGTGVFWNAPTRLLDGFKLLAVPETGINLDNVPGPRGPVTYTDLYLRQYAVLPAGR; from the coding sequence GTGGCCGACGAAGTGGCGAAGGCGGTCGAGGAATGTGCTCGCGCGGCGAACCTCGCGGCGCCATCGCTGGCCACCGCGTCCGACGAGGCCATCGACGCCGCGCTGACCGCGATGGCGGAGCTGCTGCTGTCCGGGCGGGGGGCCGTGCTGGAGGCGAACCGGGACGACGTCGCCAGGGCGCGTGCGGAGGGGATGAGCGCCGGCCTGCTGGACCGGCTCACCATCACCGAGGAGCGGCTGACCGGGATGGCCGAGCAGCTGCGCCTGCTCGCCGGTGCCCCGCACCAGGAACGCTCGATCCCTTTGTCCACATTGGACGGCGGACTGCGGCTGGTGGAGCGCCGTCGCCCGGTCGGGGTGATCGGCGCCAACTACGAGGCGAGGCCGAACGTCACCGTGGACATCGCCTCGCAGCTGGTCAAGTCGCGTAACGGCGGGGTGCTGCGCACCGGGTCGGCCGCGCTCGGCTCCGCGCAGCGGCTGCTGGAAACGGTGATCGCGCCGGCGCTTTCCGGTGCCGGCATCGACGCCGGCGTGGTGCAGCTGGTGCCGAGGGTGGAGCGGGAGGCGGCGAGCGCGCTGGTCGGCCTGCCCGCGCTGGTGCCGCTGGTGATCCTGCGCGGCAGCGGGGAGAGCACCCGCGCGCTGGCCACCGAGGGGGCCACGCACGGGGTGCGGACACTCGCGCACGCGGACGGCGGCGGGGTGCTCTACCTGGACGTCGCCGCGGACCCCGAGATGGTCCGGACGCTGGTCACCGGCAGCCTCGACCGGCTCGGCGTGTGCAACCGGCTGAACCTGCTGCTGATCCACGACGACGGCTACGACGCGCTGTGGCCGGTGGTGGCCGAGGCGCTGGACGGGCGCGGGGTCACCCCGTCGCTGGCGCCCCACGAGCACGCGATCGGCTACGAGTGGGCGCTCGACTCCGAGCGCGAGGCCACCGTCACCGTGGCCAGGGTGGCCGGTCTTGCCGAGGCGGTCCAGGTCGCCAACGAGCAGACCTCCGGCCTCGCGGCCGGCATCGCCACCGAGGACGCGGCCGCCGCGGAGGCGTTCTTCGACGGCTACACCGGGACCGGGGTGTTCTGGAACGCGCCGACCAGGCTGCTGGACGGGTTCAAGCTGCTCGCCGTGCCGGAGACCGGGATCAACCTGGACAACGTGCCAGGCCCGCGCGGCCCGGTCACCTACACCGACCTCTACCTCCGCCAGTACGCGGTGCTCCCCGCCGGTCGCTGA